A stretch of the Nodularia sp. LEGE 06071 genome encodes the following:
- a CDS encoding mechanosensitive ion channel family protein encodes MHYRIRTIVAGVVCVFALWSTPGRTEEQPTEEPTAEQVQPAVNGDPRFAITTQDPTVPTDELQLLVKPLTLEELQNESAAWLILLKDKVQRISNAEIAIKRENRIINQEKEASAFLLKSVEELKAAEAQFKTATPGSPEYGEAVKELEAAKKDMKKGQEFIQKAQKAKQDIQQDDALKNALENAQKTAELDQAKAVLDATKKQREQFIAGSFDYNDATNKIYKLDAAITAFEEAQTKKKESVRDSLQFKKANEQLDAAQKSLKQVIEEIEGFRTPDTTKKSSRDLNQAASLLENTKIEGDGSTKVAGSIDTVNNQESFKSQEDKLEQAGEQLDENANAEAKFKNEMVVYVTELQSDRTAIVDRFKVVLAELERKGGEPEAYHKYITAISMVAVDLQDTEGLLVRLISWVQSGEGGLRWADHIGKFVGIVILSIIVSQILGMILNRSLKQIGGASELLREFIVMLIKRGGVVVGVMLALTALEVSLGPILALVGGASFVLAFALQNNLGNFASGLMIMINKPFDIGDEIKVGGIWGYVDSISLASTKIEGFQGQIYVLPNNSVWEGMIENLTHREIRKVSIWLRVGLNEDLERIQNLLLEIMKSHPKVLEDPKPGKVLWSLEEYYFSIGISGWTKTVDFWGVHADVIQMIQERFKAENIQMSATPESNLNLLQNTTQIPEFVAEQIIQSLP; translated from the coding sequence ATGCACTACCGAATTCGTACTATTGTCGCTGGCGTAGTATGTGTATTCGCATTATGGAGTACACCAGGAAGAACGGAAGAACAGCCAACAGAAGAACCAACAGCAGAACAAGTTCAACCTGCGGTTAATGGAGATCCGAGATTTGCAATTACGACTCAAGATCCTACAGTTCCTACTGACGAATTGCAACTATTAGTTAAGCCGTTAACTTTAGAAGAACTGCAAAATGAATCAGCCGCTTGGCTAATCTTGCTCAAAGATAAAGTTCAAAGAATTAGTAATGCTGAAATAGCTATTAAACGGGAAAATAGAATCATCAACCAAGAGAAAGAAGCATCTGCTTTCTTATTGAAATCAGTGGAAGAACTCAAAGCAGCAGAAGCACAATTCAAGACTGCGACTCCTGGTTCTCCAGAATACGGAGAGGCTGTAAAAGAATTAGAAGCAGCCAAAAAAGATATGAAAAAAGGACAGGAATTTATTCAGAAGGCTCAGAAAGCTAAACAGGATATTCAACAAGATGATGCCTTAAAAAATGCCCTAGAAAATGCTCAAAAGACAGCAGAATTAGATCAAGCTAAAGCTGTATTAGATGCAACCAAGAAACAGCGAGAACAATTCATTGCTGGTTCTTTTGACTATAATGATGCTACAAATAAGATTTATAAATTAGATGCAGCAATCACAGCTTTTGAAGAAGCCCAAACCAAAAAAAAAGAATCTGTTCGTGATTCACTTCAGTTTAAAAAAGCGAATGAACAGCTAGATGCAGCCCAAAAATCTCTCAAGCAAGTAATAGAAGAAATAGAAGGGTTTAGAACCCCAGATACTACTAAAAAATCTTCTCGAGATCTAAATCAAGCTGCAAGTTTGTTGGAGAATACCAAAATTGAAGGTGATGGTAGTACCAAAGTTGCTGGATCAATTGATACTGTTAACAATCAAGAAAGTTTCAAATCTCAGGAAGATAAACTAGAACAAGCCGGAGAACAATTAGATGAAAATGCTAATGCAGAAGCGAAATTTAAAAATGAAATGGTAGTTTACGTTACAGAATTGCAATCAGATCGCACAGCCATAGTTGACAGATTTAAAGTTGTGCTTGCAGAATTAGAACGCAAAGGAGGAGAACCTGAAGCCTATCATAAATACATCACAGCCATCAGCATGGTTGCAGTTGACTTACAAGATACGGAAGGTCTATTAGTTCGCTTGATAAGCTGGGTGCAATCAGGAGAAGGTGGCTTACGCTGGGCGGATCACATCGGTAAATTCGTAGGTATTGTGATTCTCTCCATCATTGTTTCTCAGATTCTAGGAATGATCCTGAATCGCTCCTTAAAACAGATTGGGGGTGCATCTGAGCTATTACGCGAGTTTATAGTTATGCTTATCAAGCGTGGTGGTGTTGTGGTCGGTGTCATGTTGGCACTGACAGCACTAGAAGTCAGCCTTGGTCCAATTTTAGCCTTGGTTGGGGGTGCAAGTTTCGTGTTAGCTTTTGCCCTACAAAACAATTTGGGTAACTTTGCTAGTGGTTTGATGATTATGATTAACAAACCCTTTGATATTGGTGATGAAATCAAAGTTGGTGGTATTTGGGGTTATGTTGATTCTATTTCTCTAGCCAGTACTAAAATTGAAGGTTTTCAAGGTCAGATATATGTGCTTCCTAATAATAGTGTTTGGGAGGGAATGATCGAAAATCTGACTCATAGGGAAATCCGTAAAGTATCGATTTGGTTGCGGGTTGGCTTGAATGAAGACTTAGAACGCATCCAAAACTTACTGCTGGAAATTATGAAATCACACCCGAAAGTTCTGGAAGATCCCAAGCCAGGAAAAGTTCTCTGGTCATTGGAAGAGTATTATTTTTCTATAGGTATTAGTGGTTGGACTAAAACAGTTGATTTTTGGGGAGTTCATGCAGATGTGATTCAGATGATTCAGGAACGGTTCAAGGCAGAAAATATCCAGATGTCAGCAACTCCTGAAAGCAATCTCAATTTACTACAAAATACGACTCAAATACCTGAGTTTGTGGCGGAACAA